A genomic window from Cupriavidus basilensis includes:
- a CDS encoding type II secretion system F family protein has protein sequence MNFIFYAFIILLFAAVVLCIEGAYLWWNNYHGPAAKRIEARLRSLSAGGQVSAETLSILKGRMLSNTPMLQRWLLMLPRVGGLDRWLEQSGSTWSVAQLLGYCGLVALCALALVPLLPVPPVLVVLGALLVGSLPLWHVIALRHKRLKQLETQLPDAVDMISRALRAGHSFSGALGMVGQEVKDPMGREFRTTFEEINYGVALDEAMTNMAMRVPINDLRYFVIAVLIQRESGGNLAEILDTIGNLVRERLKLFDKIKVLSAEGRLSAWILGLLPFATAGLILVVNPDFMTVLWQDPIGLKMVGMALGGMTLGVVWMRRIIRIRV, from the coding sequence ATGAACTTCATATTTTATGCCTTCATCATCTTGTTGTTCGCTGCGGTGGTGCTTTGCATCGAAGGCGCCTACCTTTGGTGGAACAATTACCACGGCCCGGCGGCGAAGCGGATCGAGGCCAGGCTGCGGTCGCTGTCGGCCGGCGGGCAGGTCAGCGCGGAGACCCTGTCGATCCTGAAGGGGCGCATGCTGAGCAACACGCCGATGCTGCAGCGCTGGCTGCTGATGCTGCCTCGCGTCGGCGGGCTCGACCGATGGCTCGAGCAATCCGGGAGCACGTGGTCGGTTGCGCAGCTACTCGGCTATTGCGGGCTGGTCGCGCTGTGCGCGCTGGCGCTCGTGCCGCTGCTGCCCGTGCCACCGGTACTGGTGGTACTGGGCGCGTTACTGGTTGGCTCTTTGCCCCTCTGGCATGTCATCGCACTTCGACATAAGCGCCTCAAGCAACTGGAGACGCAACTGCCCGATGCGGTCGACATGATCAGCCGCGCGCTACGCGCGGGGCACTCCTTCTCGGGTGCGCTGGGGATGGTGGGGCAGGAGGTAAAGGATCCGATGGGCCGCGAATTCCGGACTACCTTTGAGGAGATCAATTACGGGGTCGCTCTCGACGAGGCAATGACAAACATGGCAATGCGAGTGCCGATCAACGACTTGCGCTACTTCGTGATCGCGGTACTGATACAGCGCGAGAGCGGCGGCAACCTTGCCGAAATTCTCGACACGATCGGCAACCTGGTGCGTGAACGCCTGAAGCTGTTCGACAAGATCAAGGTGCTCTCGGCAGAGGGGCGCCTATCGGCCTGGATACTGGGCCTGCTCCCGTTCGCCACCGCCGGGCTGATTCTGGTGGTGAATCCGGATTTCATGACAGTGCTATGGCAAGACCCGATCGGCCTCAAGATGGTCGGGATGGCGCTGGGAGGAATGACGCTCGGCGTCGTCTGGATGCGCCGGATCATCCGTATCCGGGTCTGA
- a CDS encoding metallophosphoesterase, with protein sequence MKIRILSDLHLEHDTPAAIPDCPADLVVLAGDIANGRAGVDWAARTFSGPVVYVPGNHEYYESAFEQVDAQLAQAAGAAPHVRVLNDAVACFDNLAGEPVRVIGTTWWTDYALFGAGRREESMLACAGVMVDHRLIEVADGDGLRRRFTTADALARHEAASAWLAAQLAVPFAGKTVVVTHHAPDLGSLDPRFSHDLVSAGFISRRPDLVAQADLWVHGHTHTGFDYRLEDARVVCNPRGYIRRKTGEPENPAFDWCYTVEL encoded by the coding sequence ATGAAGATCCGCATCCTCAGCGATCTGCACCTCGAACACGACACACCGGCGGCGATACCCGACTGCCCCGCCGACCTGGTGGTGCTGGCCGGCGATATCGCCAACGGCCGCGCCGGCGTCGACTGGGCCGCGCGCACCTTTTCGGGGCCGGTGGTCTATGTGCCGGGCAATCACGAGTACTACGAGAGCGCCTTCGAGCAGGTGGACGCGCAACTGGCGCAGGCCGCCGGGGCGGCGCCGCATGTGCGCGTGCTCAATGACGCGGTGGCTTGTTTCGACAACCTGGCGGGCGAGCCGGTGCGCGTGATCGGCACCACCTGGTGGACTGACTACGCGCTGTTTGGCGCCGGCCGGCGCGAGGAGTCGATGCTGGCCTGCGCTGGCGTGATGGTGGACCACCGCCTGATCGAGGTGGCGGATGGCGACGGCCTGCGGCGCCGTTTCACCACGGCCGACGCGCTGGCGCGGCACGAGGCGGCCAGCGCCTGGCTGGCGGCGCAGCTCGCCGTGCCCTTTGCCGGCAAGACAGTGGTGGTGACCCACCATGCACCGGATCTCGGCAGCCTCGACCCGCGCTTCTCCCATGACCTGGTCTCCGCCGGCTTTATCTCGCGCCGGCCGGACCTGGTTGCGCAGGCCGACCTGTGGGTGCACGGCCATACGCATACCGGCTTCGATTACCGCCTGGAAGATGCGCGCGTGGTGTGCAACCCGCGCGGCTATATCCGCCGCAAGACCGGCGAACCGGAGAACCCGGCCTTCGACTGGTGCTACACGGTGGAGCTGTAA
- a CDS encoding type II secretion system F family protein, whose translation MQGVHTEQVLMLVLIFVAAFGAVFGLLLTFTPSRARERLGQIAGTATGAGTGQDNAWLDNLVRWARPVSRLSLPKEGWEGSQMRVRFMNAGWRSSAAPHLYFAAKTVLAIGLPMLALIAVSGVPAFQGQYKTVALLAVLGAIGYYLPNAVLSRKVDNRKRAVFEEFPDVIDLLTVCVEAGLGLDAALMRVADELALRCPVLADELQLMLLELRSGFAKDKALTNLALRTGVDDVDKFASMLNQADRFGTSLGESLRVLSDMLRTKRRMRAEEQAAKIALKLLFPLIFMIFPTLLLVLLGPAFIQIYRVLLPTMSGQ comes from the coding sequence ATGCAAGGTGTCCATACAGAGCAGGTCCTGATGCTGGTTCTCATTTTTGTGGCGGCGTTCGGCGCGGTATTCGGTCTGCTGCTGACATTCACGCCTAGCCGGGCACGCGAGAGGCTGGGGCAGATAGCCGGTACGGCCACGGGAGCCGGCACGGGGCAGGACAACGCCTGGCTCGACAACCTGGTGCGGTGGGCCAGACCCGTGTCACGCCTGTCGTTGCCCAAGGAGGGTTGGGAAGGCTCGCAGATGCGCGTGCGCTTCATGAATGCCGGCTGGCGCAGCAGCGCTGCGCCGCATCTCTACTTCGCCGCCAAGACGGTGCTGGCCATCGGGCTGCCCATGCTGGCGTTGATAGCGGTGAGCGGCGTGCCGGCGTTCCAGGGGCAGTACAAGACCGTAGCGCTCCTGGCGGTACTAGGCGCGATTGGTTACTACCTGCCCAATGCCGTGCTATCGCGCAAGGTGGATAACCGCAAGCGCGCGGTGTTCGAGGAGTTTCCGGACGTGATTGATCTGCTCACGGTTTGCGTGGAGGCCGGGCTCGGGCTCGACGCGGCGCTGATGCGCGTGGCGGATGAACTCGCGCTGCGCTGCCCGGTACTGGCCGACGAGCTGCAATTGATGCTGCTGGAGCTGCGCTCTGGCTTCGCCAAGGACAAGGCGCTGACCAACCTGGCGCTGCGCACCGGCGTGGATGACGTGGACAAATTCGCATCCATGCTGAACCAGGCCGACCGCTTCGGCACCAGCCTCGGGGAGTCGCTGCGGGTGCTGTCCGACATGCTGCGAACCAAGCGCCGCATGCGTGCTGAGGAACAGGCCGCGAAGATTGCGCTGAAACTATTGTTCCCCTTGATCTTCATGATCTTCCCGACACTGCTGCTAGTGTTGCTTGGACCCGCATTCATCCAGATTTATCGGGTCTTGCTGCCGACCATGTCCGGCCAGTGA
- the groL gene encoding chaperonin GroEL (60 kDa chaperone family; promotes refolding of misfolded polypeptides especially under stressful conditions; forms two stacked rings of heptamers to form a barrel-shaped 14mer; ends can be capped by GroES; misfolded proteins enter the barrel where they are refolded when GroES binds) gives MAAKDVVFGDAARAKMVEGVNILANAVKVTLGPKGRNVVLERSFGGPTVTKDGVSVAKEIELKDKLQNMGAQMVKEVASKTSDNAGDGTTTATVLAQSIVREGMKYVAAGMNPMDLKRGIDKAVVNAVEELKKLTKTTTTSKEIAQVGSISANSDEVIGKLIAEAMDKVGKEGVITVEDGKSLADELEVVEGMQFDRGYLSPYFINNPEKQVVALDNPFVLLFDKKISNIRDLLPVLEQVAKSGRPLLIIAEDVEGEALATLVVNNIRGILKTAAVKAPGFGDRRKAMLEDIAILTGGAVIAEEIGLTLEKATLQELGQAKRIEIGKENTIIIDGAGDAASIEARVKQIRAQIEEATSDYDREKLQERVAKLAGGVAVIKVGAATEVEMKEKKARVEDALHATRAAVEEGIVPGGGVALLRARAAIANLTGDNADQNAGIKIVLRAMEEPLRQIVLNAGEEASVVVAKVIDGKGNYGYNAATGEYGDLVEMGVLDPTKVTRTALQNAASVASLMLTTDCAVAEMPKDESAPAMPGGMGGMGGMDGMM, from the coding sequence ATGGCAGCTAAAGACGTAGTATTCGGCGACGCCGCCCGTGCCAAGATGGTCGAAGGCGTGAACATTCTCGCCAACGCAGTCAAGGTTACCCTGGGCCCGAAGGGTCGTAACGTGGTGCTGGAGCGCAGCTTCGGCGGCCCGACCGTGACCAAGGACGGCGTGTCCGTGGCCAAGGAAATCGAGCTGAAGGACAAGCTGCAGAACATGGGCGCGCAAATGGTCAAGGAAGTGGCTTCCAAGACCAGCGACAACGCTGGTGACGGTACCACCACCGCAACCGTGCTGGCCCAGTCGATCGTGCGCGAAGGCATGAAGTACGTTGCCGCCGGCATGAACCCGATGGACCTGAAGCGCGGCATCGACAAGGCTGTGGTGAACGCGGTTGAAGAGCTGAAGAAGCTGACCAAGACCACCACCACCAGCAAGGAAATCGCGCAAGTTGGCTCGATCTCCGCCAACAGCGACGAAGTGATCGGCAAGCTGATCGCTGAAGCGATGGACAAGGTCGGCAAGGAAGGCGTGATCACCGTGGAAGACGGCAAGTCGCTGGCCGACGAGCTGGAAGTCGTGGAAGGCATGCAGTTCGACCGCGGCTACCTGTCGCCGTACTTCATCAACAACCCGGAAAAGCAAGTTGTCGCCCTCGACAACCCGTTCGTCCTGCTGTTCGACAAGAAGATCTCGAACATCCGTGACCTGCTGCCGGTGCTGGAACAAGTGGCAAAGTCGGGCCGCCCGCTGCTGATCATCGCTGAAGACGTCGAAGGCGAAGCCCTGGCGACCCTGGTGGTGAACAACATCCGTGGCATCCTGAAGACCGCTGCTGTCAAGGCTCCGGGCTTCGGCGACCGCCGCAAGGCCATGCTGGAAGACATCGCCATCCTGACCGGCGGTGCAGTGATCGCTGAAGAAATCGGCCTGACGCTGGAAAAGGCAACCCTGCAAGAACTGGGTCAAGCCAAGCGCATCGAAATCGGCAAGGAAAACACCATCATCATCGACGGCGCCGGCGACGCAGCCTCGATCGAAGCACGCGTGAAGCAAATCCGTGCCCAGATCGAAGAAGCGACCTCGGACTACGACCGTGAAAAGCTGCAAGAACGCGTGGCCAAGCTGGCCGGCGGCGTTGCAGTGATCAAGGTTGGCGCAGCCACCGAAGTCGAAATGAAGGAAAAGAAGGCACGCGTGGAAGATGCACTGCACGCAACCCGTGCAGCCGTGGAAGAAGGCATTGTCCCCGGCGGCGGTGTGGCCCTGCTGCGCGCTCGCGCTGCCATCGCTAACCTGACCGGCGACAACGCCGACCAGAACGCAGGCATCAAGATCGTGCTGCGCGCCATGGAAGAGCCGCTGCGCCAGATCGTGCTGAACGCTGGCGAAGAAGCTTCGGTCGTCGTGGCCAAGGTCATCGACGGCAAGGGCAACTACGGCTACAACGCCGCCACCGGCGAGTACGGTGACCTGGTGGAAATGGGCGTGCTGGACCCGACCAAGGTGACCCGCACCGCGCTGCAGAACGCCGCTTCGGTCGCATCGCTGATGCTGACCACCGACTGCGCAGTTGCCGAAATGCCGAAGGATGAATCGGCTCCGGCAATGCCGGGCGGCATGGGCGGCATGGGCGGCATGGACGGCATGATGTAA